TGGTGCCTGCACCCGCCCGCCCCCGTGCGCGGTGGTCCGGCTCAGACCTCGATGGTGGTGCCGTCGGGGTTCGCCTGGATGGTCCAGGTGCCGCCGGAGCGGAACGAGCGCGCGGTCGCGAAGGTGTCCTCCATGAAGCGCATGTAGGTGACCTTCTCGTCGACGACCTCGGCCATGATGGCGATGGAGGAGGTGACCCGCTGGCCGAGCACGGTGGAGCGGTAGGTGAAGCTGCCGAAGGCGGCGACCTTGCCGTCCTGCTCGATCCAGTCGGTGAGCTCGAACTCCTCGTTGGTCCAGTAGCGGTTCACGTCGATGAAGGTCTGCAACAGGCCATCTGGTTCGTCGTGGCTGCCGGCCCACGGCATGATGCGCTGGAGATCCGGGTCGTCGAAGTTCAGGGAGACGTACTTCGCGTCGGGAGCGAGCAGCGGGTTGACGTTGTCGGGGTCGGTGGGGTTGCTCAGGAGCTGCTGCACGATCTGCGTCGGCGTGCGCGCGGTGCGCCCTCCTGCGTCGGGGCGTGCCGCCGACGGGTCCTTGGAGCTGGCGGCGTCTCGGGGGCGGTCGATCGGGTCGGGTCCGGTCATCATGGTCTCCTTCTCCGGCACTGGCCGGGCTCGTGTGCTGCCAGTAGACGGCGTGTTCCTGGGACAGGGTCCACCCCTGCGTCTGCGCCAGCTCGATGGTCCGTCCGACGGGGCGTTCTCAGCCGCACTTTCCCGCTCCCCCGAGGACACCCCGGTCGCCGGGGTCGTCCAGGCGGACGTCCGCAGGCGCTGACGACCGGTGCGGCCGGGCGGCGTCCTCACCGGTGATCTCGTCCGAGCAGAGGTGCTGGGCGACGGCGGCGGGGGCGTCGATCGGGGCGTGCAGGGTTCTGATCCGGTGCCGCGGCGCGGGTGGATCCGACGCTGCTGACGTCCACCGCCGGCGAGCTGCTACGCCCTGGCCTCGCTCCCGCACGTGTCCCCGGCACAGGGTCGACGGCGAAGCCGGGCGATCGCGCGCGGTCGTGCAGCCTGGCCGGGGGTGGCCCGGTCCCCCACCGCGGTCAGGGGGTCGACCCGGTGAGGAGACGTCGCCCCGCCCCGGGACCACCGGTGGCGTCCTGGGTGACCCGGCGCCGGATGGGGGTGGCCTCCGGCACCGCCTCGACCACCGGTGCGCCCCGGTGCTCACCGGCAGCGTCCTCGCCCCCGATCTCGTCCTCCCGCTCCAGCTCCCGGGCCAGCCTGCTGGCCCGCTCCAGCACGTCGAGCTGCGCCCGGTTGTACAGCGCCGAGACCGACTCCACCCACGTGCTGGCGGTGGTCCGCTCGTCCTTCAGCAGGTGCGGCTGGGGGGCGGTGATCCACGGGTAGTCGTCCAGGGCCCGGGCGATCGGGCCGGCGAGCTCATGAGCGAGCCGGAGCCTGGTCACCTCGTCGGCGTCGGCGGGGAGCCGCTCGAACTCCGCCGTCGAGTCGTCCACCTCCGCCTCCAGCATCCGCCGGACGTCGGCCATGGCGTCGTCGTCGTAGAGCTGGGCGTAGATGAGGGTCAGCGAGCGCTCGCGTGGCGACAGCCGTTCCGCCAGCTCCTCGAAGCCCGGCGGGACCTCGCCGGTCGAGGGGTGGTGCAGCATCTCCTCGATCTCGGACCGGACCCGGCGGCTGCGCTCGATCGTCGCCACCAGCTCGGCGTCGATCTGCTCCAGCACACGTGCCGACGTGCCGACGCCGGTGTCGCGCTGCTCCATCTCCGCGATCGGCACGCCGACGTCGCGGAGCCGTCTGATCTGCAGCAGGCGGACGAGGTGGTCCACCCCGTAGCGCTTGTACCCGTTGGTGCTCCGGTCGGGCTGGGGCAGCAGACCGCGGCGGTGGTAGTGCCGCACGGTGTTGACGGTGGTCCCGGCCAGCACGGCCAGCTCACGGGTGCTCCACGACATGGCGATCCTCTCCCCGACGATCAGTGCGGTCCACGAGACGCAGCCAGGTCACGGCGCCGATGACGCCGACCGGCACCCGGGGGGTCGGTCCGGCTGCGGGGCGGGCGGGGACCGGGTCCCCGCGGGTCAGCTGCTCGGCGGGCACGACCTCGTTCACGGCCCCCGCCCCACCGTCCTGCGCGGGACCGGAGGAGCGGTCCGGTCGGGTCGGACCCCCGGGCGCCGGGAGCCGCCTCATGACGCTCCCCCAGAGCCGCGCTCGGCCACGAGGCCGTGCTGGTAGGCCCACACCACCGTCTGCAGCCGGTCCCGCGTCCCGATCTTGCTCATCGCCCGCCCGAGGTGGGACTTGACCGTGCTGGTCTCCACCACGAGCTCCGCGGCGATCTCGGCGTTGGAGAACCCCCGGGCCAGCAGCCGCACGATCTCGGTCTCGCGGCCGGTCAGCGCCGCCAGAGACGCAGCGCCGTCGGGGACCGGTCGCCGACGTCGGGCGAACTCCGCGATCACCCGCCGGGTCACGCTGTGGTCCACCAGACCGAACCCCGCGGCCAGCCGCCGGACCGCCGCGACCAGCTCGTCGGGGTCGGTGTCCTTGAGCACGAAGCCACTGGCCCCGGCCTCCAGCGCACCGAAGACGTACTCGTCGAGGTCGAAGGTCGTCACCACCAGCACCGCCGGGGCCGGTTCGAGCTCGGCCAGCACGGCCCTGGTGGCGGCGAGGCCGTCACCTCCGGGCATCCGCACGTCCATGCAGATCACGTCCGGGCGCAGCCGGCGGGCCTGCTGGAGGGCCTCGCGCCCGCCGCCGGCCTCCCCCACCACCGTGATGTCGCCGGCCTCCTCCAGGATGACCCGGAACCCCGCCCGCACCACCGCCTGGTCGTCGACCAGGAGCACCCGGATCACGGGAGCTGCTCCGGGTCCACCGCGCCGGCCGGTGACCGGTCGATCTCGGCGATGGGCACGCGCAGCCGGACCCGCCAGCCACCCTCGGGCAGGGGCCCTGCGCTGAACTCGGCCCCGATCAGCTCCGCCCGCTCGCGCATCCCGATCAGACCGACCCCGGTGCCGGAGCGTCGGGGACGGGGCCGCGGCGACCCGTTGTCGGTGATCTCGAGGCGGACCTCGTGGGCGGCGAGCTCGAGCAGGATCCTCACCTCGGCCCCAGGAGCGTGCTGGCGCGCGTTCGACAGCGCCTCCTGGGCGACCCGGTAGCAGGCGATGTCGGCGATCGGCGGCAGCTCGTGGGGCGCACCGCGCCGCACCAGAGTCACGGTCGTACCCAGCTCGCGGGCGGTCTGCACCAGCTCCTGCAACGAGGCCAGCCCGGGCGTGGGGGTCCGCTCGGCCGGCGCCCCACCCTCGGGGTCGCCCTCGGTCGGGCCCGAGGGCTCACGCAGCACCCCGACGGTCAGCCGCAGGTTGTCCAGGGTCTTGCGCCCCTGGGTGCGGATCCAGGCCGCACCGGCCCGGGCCGCCTCCGGGTCACGGTCCACCAGCCGCTCCACGGCCGCCGCCTGGACGACCATGCCGGACAGGTGGTGGGCGGCGACGTCGTGCAGCTCCCGGGCCATCCGGGTCCGCTCGGCCGCCAGCGCCGCCTGGACCGAGGCCTGCTGGGCGGAGATCGCGTCCACCGCCCGTTCGGCCAGCAGCTGGGTGTAGCGGCGCCTGGTGGCCATCGCCGCCCCGGCCAGGACCGGGATGCCGTAGATGGTCAGCGCCGCGATGGCGCTGTCGATCGTGCTCAGCATCTGCTCGGGCCCCCCGGGCAGGACGAAGACGACCACGGTGACGAGGACCTCGGCGAGGACGGCGAGACCCGCGGCCAGCTGCGCCCGCCGCAGACCCCACCACGCCCCCAGGGAGTAGGCGGCCACGATGAGCGCCGGACCGCGGATGGTGAAGTCGGGGACGCTGTTCAGCGGCAGCTGGATCGCCAGCACCACCACGAAGCACACCAGTGGGTGCTTGCGGCGCAGCACCAGCGCCAGCGACTGCAGACAGGCCACCGAGCCGGCCGTCCACACCACCACGGGATCCAGGGGTAGGCCCTGGGCCGCGAAGGCGTAGCCGAGGGTGTAGCCCAGCAGCACCGCCGTCACGGCTGTGACGGTGAGGGCGAGCGGGATCTCGCGCCGGATGCTGCCGGGCGGGCCGAACCGGTCCAGCCAGGCGGTCCAACGGGTGCCGAGGTCCTGGTCGTCGAGGTCGCGGCGGAGGTTCGGGTGCTCGGTCACCTGTCCGACCTCCTCCCACCCACCGCTCCGGCCCGGCCGGTCGGCGCGCCGGGACCCTGCACCGTCATCGTAGGGGCGGGTGCGTCCCCGGTGGGGGTCCCGCCGTCGCTGCTCGTCCATCTCCGGCTCAGTACGAGACGCTCGGCGCGAGCAGCTTGAAGGTCACGGCGAACCAGGCGGTCCCGACCAGCGCGAGCAGCACCAGCACCGCCGCAGCGGTCCGCCACCACCCGGCGCGGGACCGGACCTCCTGGAGCACCACGACCGCGGCGGGCACCACGGCCAGCGCGCCCAGCGCCTGCAGCACCTGCAGCACCCGCAGCGCGGTGAAGGGCACCTGCTGCAGACCCGTCAGAGCCTGGACGACCACCAGCCAGCCGACAAGCGCCACCAGCGTCAGCCCCGCCCCGAACCGGGTCAGCCGTCGGGCGAACCGGGGGGCACCGGGGCCCGCGGACGGGCGTCGGAACCGGACCACCGCGAGGGCGACCCCGGTGAGCACGCTCCCCAGCAGGACCAGGACCGAGACCAGCAGGACCGGGACGGCGACGGTCGGTGAGCGTCCGGGGACGACCGGGAGCAGGGTGGAGGCTGGTCCGGTCCCGAGAGCCGTCACCCTCTCCCCCACGGTCCTGACCGTGAGCACACCCTCGCCCCCGACCTCCCGCCAGACCCCGGGGGCGACCTCCTGGTGCAGGGTCGCCGGCAACCCCTGAGCGGGCTGCACCAGCAGCCTGCCGTCAGGCTGCGCGACCACCCGGGTCGTCGCCGTCAGGTCGGTGACGGAGAGGAAGGTGCTGTGCAGGGAACGCGACGACCGGTAGCTGCCCTCCGCCGCCCGGGCGCGCTGCAGGGACTCCGCGGGGTCGACGTCGACGGTCACCGGGTTGGACTCAGCCGGGAAGTAGCGGTCGGCGAAGCCCGTCACCAGGGCGTCGCGGAGGCCGATGGTGTCCAGCGCCCCGGTGCCGCTGCTGTTCAGCGTGATGAAGATCCCGGTGCCCTGCTCGGGGTAGAGCTGCAGGTGGGAGTGGAAGAACTGGGTGTCACCGCCGTGACCCAGGATGCGGTGACCGTTGCGGCTCTCGTCGTGGAGCCCGAGGGTCATCCGCGGTCCCGCGGCGAGGGTGCCCAGCGTGTCGGCGTCCAGGGCCGGGGCGTGCATCAGGTCCAGCGTCTCCGGGGCCAGCACGGGTTCGCCGGTGACGGGCCGGCCGAGCTGGGCGAGCATGAAGGCCGACATGTCGTCGACCGTGGCGCTCAGACCGCCGGCCGGGGACTCCCCCACGTGCTCGAAGGGCGCCGCGGGGGCGGAGGCGTCGGGGTAGCCGTGCGAGACCCGCCCGGCGAGGTCGGACGGCAGCGGCTGCTCGAAGGTGGCCGACGTCATCCCCGCCGGTACCAGCACGGCCTCGCGCACGTGGTCCTCGAAGCGGACACCGCTGATCCGCTCCACCACGTAGCCGGCCAGGGCGTTGCCGTAGTTCGAGTACGCCGGCACGGTCCCCGGGGTGTAGAGCTGCTCGGGCGGGTCGGTGCTGACCGCACGCCGCAGGTCCACCGGTGCTCCGTCCAGCCTGATCAGACCGGCGACCCGCTCCTCGAAGCCGGCGGTGTGGGTGAGCAGGTGCCGCAGCGTGACCGCTCCCCGGTCCAGCGGCAGCTCGAAGTCCAGGTAGGCGCGGACGTCGGTGTCCAGGTCGAGCTGACCGCGCTCCACCAGCTGCATCACGGCGGTGGCGGTGACCACCTTCGAGATCGACCCCGGACGGAAGAGGGTGCGCGCCGGGTCGACCGGCACCGGGACGCCGGTACCGGCGCCGGTCTCGGCCCAGCCGTAGCCGCGGCTGGTCAGCACCTCACCGTCGTGCACGACAGCGACCCCGGCGCCGGCGATCTCGACCCGTTCCAGGGCAGCCGGGAGCATGCCGTCCAGCCAGGCGTCGAGGTCGGCCTTCTCCAGTGGTGCGCTCAGGACCGGGACCGCCGGCGACGGGGTGGCTGCGACGGTGCCCTGGCACGCCGCCAGCGTCACCAGCACGGGCAGCGCCACCATGGCGGCCAGCAGCCGTCGCACCGGTCGCGAACGGCGTCGCGGCTGGCGGAGGCCGGTGATGACCGGGTGTGGTGACATGGACGCTCCTCGGGTTCCCGGGGTGTCGGGACCGTGTCCGCGTCGCCACCTCCGGGTGTGCTCCCAGCCTGCTGGCTGGGCCGGGTCCGACGCATCCGGCGCAGGGAGGAAGCCCGTTTACGACCTTCGTCGTAGCCGCGCCCTGACCGGTCCCCCGGGAGCGGGAGGGGCCTTGACCCTGTGCCAGGGACACGCCGTGCACTCGACCCCGACGCGGTGCGACCGCACCGTCGTGACGGAGGAGCGGGAATGGGACGACGACGACGACGACTGGCTGGCGTGCTGAGCGCGCTGGCAGCGCTGGGGATGATCGGACCGCTGGTCCTCACGGCCTCGGCCGACCAGCAGGCACCCGGGCCGGCGGCCGCGGGGTGGGGGGCCTGCCCGGCCGAGGTGGCCGCGCAGGAGCCGGCGCTGCAGTGCGCGACGGTGCCGGTGCCGGTGGACTACGCCGACCCCGACTCCCCCACCCTCGACCTGATGATCTCGAGGCTGGCCAGCACCGGAGGGCCGGCTCGTCGCGGGGTGCTGCTGACCAACCCCGGCGGGCCCGGCGCGAGCGGCCTGACCATGCCGGTCGACCTGGTGACCAAGGGCATCCCCGCCGCTGTCACCAGCGCCTACGACCTGATCGGCATGGACCCACGCGGGGTCGGGCGCTCTGCCCCGGTCTCCTGCGGATTCACCCTGGAGTCGCCGTACCGCGGCAACGTCCCCCCGTTCGCGCCCGACGCCGCGGCCGTCTCGGCCCAGGCCCAGATCGCCGAGGCGGTCGCGGCCGACTGCGGCCGCAACGACACCGACGGGCGGATGCGGCACATCACCACCGCCAACACCGCCCGTGACATGGACCGGATCCGCATCGCCCTCGGCGAGGAGGACGTCAACTTCTTGGGGACGTCCTACGGCTCGGCGCTCGGCGCGGCCTACGCCTCGATGTTCCCCGAGCGCACCGACCGCGTCGTGCTCGACAGCAACGTCGGCGGCACCCGCCTGGACCACGACGCCATGCGCCGCTACGGGCAGGGCGTGGAGGACAGCTTCGGCGACTTCGCCCGGTGGGCCGCAGTCCGCGACGACAGCTACGGCCTGGGCCGCTCCCCGGCCCGGGTGCGCCAGACGTACCTGCAGCTGGCCGAGCGGCTGGACACCGAACCCGCAGGGGGCTACGACGGCGCCTCCTTCCGCTTCCGCAGCTTCCTCGGCCTCTACGGGGAGTCCCAGTACCCCGGGACCGCTCGGCTGTGGCAGTCCCTGCTCGCGGACCAGCCGGCCGCTACCGACCCGGACGTGGTCGCACCCGAGCCGGCACCCTCCCCGACCGGGGAGCCCGCGCTGGCGCCCTGGGACAACAACTGGTCGGCCTTCCTGGCCGTCACGTGCAACGACGGCGTCTGGAGCGAGGACCTGGCCCACTACCAGAGGGCGGTCGAGCAGGATCGCGAGCGCTACCCCCTCTTCGGGGCAGCCGGGGCCAACATCAACCCGTGCGCCTTCTGGCCGTGGGAGCCGGCCGAGCCCCCGGTGCAGATCGATGACGAGGGCAGGACCACCATCCTGCTGCTGCAGAACCGGAGGGACCCGGGCACACCGCTGGCGGGGGCACAGGTGCTGCGGAAGGCCTTCGCACAGCGGTCCCGGATGGTCACCGTGGACGGCAGCGGCCACGGCGTGTACGTCTACGGCGACAACGCGTGCGCGCTGAACGTCACCACCGAGTTCCTGGTGCAGGGCACCCTGCCGCGACGCGACACCAGCTGCCGGCCCAACCGCTGACCCACGCCTCCCGACCACGACCTCGTCCCGACCACAGGGGCGTCAACCACCCGCAGACACCACCGCCGGTGACCCAACCCATCCCCGTCGCGGGACGGGTGACGTCGGCGAGCGGCGTGCGGGTCCGTCCCAGACAGGAAGCCAGATGCCCGACACCCACGTAGCCCCACGAGGCCCGCGCTCGAGAGACCCGCGCGCGAGCCTTCTCGCCCCGCCCGTCCTGCCCGCCCGCGTCCACACGGCGTCGGACGTCGGCGTGGCCGGCCGCCCGGACGAGCGGCCCGTCCTGCACCAGGTGGACGCCGCCCTGCTGTGGACCCTCCTCCTCACCGCCGCTGCGCTGTGCGTCGAGGGCCTGCTCCCATGGTGAGCCGGCGGCCGACCGACCGACCGAGGAGTGACCGGTCGAGGACCACGACGCGTCGCCCGGACCGCTCGGTGCGGCGGCGGGTCGGGGCAGTCGTCGCGTCAGGGCTCCTGGTGGCCGTGACCGTGGGCGTGGCCTTCTTCCAGCTCGGGTGGCCCTGGTGGCACGACGAGGGCGATCGCAACCACGTGCACCGGGCTGCCGACGGCACTCCCCAGCACTACCAGGTCCACCTCCCGCCGCAGTGGGACGGACGGACCGGGCTCCCGGTGGTGATGGCGGTGCACGGCTGCGGGATGACCGGCTTCGGCTGGAACTCGATGAAGCACACCACACAGTTCAACCCCCTGGCCGACCAGGAGGGCTTCAGCGTGGTCTACCCGACCCAACGACCCTTCCAGAGCTGGCAGAACTGCTGGAGCCCGCTGGACCCCCGCCACCAGCAACGCGGAGCCGGGGAGCCGGCGCTCCTCGCCGGGGTCGTCCGCGACGTCGTCCGGACCTACGGCGCCGACCCGGCCCGGGTGCACGTCGCCGGCGCGTCCTCCGGCGCCGGGGTCGCCGTGGTCCTCGCGGCCACCTACCCGGAGCTGTTCGCCACGGCGACCTCGGTGGCGGGGTGGGAGTACGGGGTGGACCAGCTCGACCTCGAGGACCCGGACGCCACCCCACCCACCACGACGGCACGGCAGGCGTGGGCGCAGATGGGCGACCGCCAGCGGCAGCTGCCGATGCTGGTCCTCCAGGGGGGACGCGACGAGGTGGTCCCGCCGCTCGTGGGTGAACGGCTCGTGCAGCACCGGCTCGCGGTGGAGGACCTCGTCGACGACGGGCTGCTCAACCAGAGCCTCGAGCTCGGCGCCGCGACGAGCACCGTGACGGACGAGGGTGGTCACTCCTCCCAGCGCACCCTCCACCTCACACCCGAAGGCCGGGCGCTGGTGGACTACCACGTCGTCCCCGAGCTGGGTCACGCCTGGCCGGGACCGGACGGTCGTGGCAGCTACACCGACCCCGTCGGGCCCGACGCCTCCCGCCTGGTCTGGCGGTTCGCCCAGCACCACGACCTCGGTCTGCCGATCTCCTGAGCCCACGGGCGCCCGGGCCACGACCTCGCGAGCCCTCGGCGGTCGTGGGCCCGCGGGCGCGCACCCGTGGGCTCAGATCCGCGACGTCTGCCCGGCGCCCTCGGCGTCGAGCGGGGCGAAGTCCTCCCGGTGGTCGACGGCCCACCGGGCGAAGGGGCGGGTCGGGTGGCCGATGATCGTCTCGGCCTCGCCGGAGACCCGCTCCGGGTTGCTGACCAGGGTGTCGAAGTAGGCGGAGTGGGCCTCGGCGAAAGCGCGGCTGGACCACGCCGCGAGCTGCGCGACGGCCTCCTCCGCGTCCTGCTGGCGCACCGTGACGGGGCGTCCGACCGCCGCACCGATCGCCTCGGCCTCCTGGCGCCGGGTGAGCTGCTCGGGGCCGGTGATCGCGTAGGCCCGCCCGCGGTGCACCGGGTCGACCAGGCAGCGCCAGGCCACCTCGGCGACATCGGCCTCGTGCACCGACGAGCGCACCGCCCCGGGATGGGACATCAGCACCGGCTCACCGGCCCGGATCGCTGCGGCCCACCCGAGCGCGTTGCCGGCGAAGGCGCCGCAGCGCAGGAACGTCGAGTCCGTGCCGGTCGCGCCGATGGCCTCCTCGAGGTCGGCCCAGACGCCGGGCATGACGCCCTGGGTGCCGTGCTGGAGCTGGGCCGCGGAGAGGTAGACGACGTGGTCGACCTCCGCGGCCAGGGCGCTCACACTCTCGCGGGCCCCGGTGGCGTCGAAGCCCATCCAGTTCCAGAAGGCGGCATGAGCCCCCCGTGCGGCCTCGGCCACCGCATCGGGCTGGGTCGGGTCGCCGAGGCGGAGGTCGACCTCGGCCGGCAGCCCTGCGGTCTCCGGGCTCCGGGTGAGGGCACGCACGTGGTGACCGTCGGCCAGCAGGTGGCGGACGAGGTGTCGTCCCACCTTCCCGGTGGCCCCGGTGACCAGCACGGTCAGTGGTGCGGTGGTGGTCCTGGCGGTCTGGGACATGACGGTGCTCCTTGTGTGGGTGGGTGGGTGGGTGTCAGGTCGCCGGCGAACGGCCGTGCCTGCGCCGGGGCGCTGCACCACTCCCGGGCGGTGGCGGGGGCGGGTCCGGTGGTGCCTCCGCCCAGCCGGTCGTGGTGCCGAGCGCCCTCCCGCAGTACAGGCTCTGTCCCTGGAACCAGGTCAAGCCCGGCGCCGGGGCCGGTGGTCGCCCGGGCGACGACCCCTCACCGCGCCCCCGCTCGCGGGCAGGTCGAGAGCCGCGCTCCTGGTGCGACGACACGACCACCCGGCGACCAGGAGGGTCGGCGGGTGGTCGTGGTGCTGGCCCCGGGCGGACGGGGTCGAGCCGGACCGTCGCCGGTCCGCGGCGGTCACCAGGCGACGGTGTCGCCCTGGTAGGTGACGTAGTGGAGACCGCCCTCGCCCTCGTGGGCGGTGATCGTGTCGACGACCCCTGGCACGCTCTCCTCGACGGTCAACGCGGCACCGGCGCCGCCCAGATCGGTCTGCACCCAGCCGGGATCGACCAGGAGCAGGGTGCGGGGGTCGTCGGCGTGGCGGGCGGCGAAGCTGCGCATCAGCTGGTTGAGGGCGGACTTGCTCGCCCGGTAGACCTCGTGCCCACCGTTGGTGTTCATCGAGATGCTGCCCTGCGTGGAGGACATCACCCCCAGCGTCCCCGTGCGTGGCACCAGGTCCTGCAGGACCTCGATCACGCGCATCGGGGACAGGGCGTTGGTGACCATCACCTCCACGAAGGTCTCCGTGGGGACCTCACCGACCGGGAGGTCGTCGTCGGCGATGGCCCCGTTGACGAACACCAGGTCCAGCTGCGTCGCGGCCAGCCGCCGACGCAGCGCAGCCAGCTGCTCCTGGTCGTTCATGTCGAGCGTCTCGACCGCGACGTCGCCGTCGGAGGAGTCCGCCAGGTCGTGCAGAGCGGTCCTGCCCTGACCCCGGACCGTGCCGATGACCTTCCAGCCCCTGCTGACGAGCTCGCGGACGAGCCCGAGCCCGATCGTCCGGGAGGCCCCCACGACGAGTGCCGTCTTTCCATTCATGCTCATGTCCTTCGTCTCGTTCTGGATGTGGTCGTGCGGGGCCGAGCTGGCCGGTCACGCGGCACGGGTGTCGAGCTGCTGCCGGCGGCCGCTCCTGGCGGCCTCCTCCACCGTGGCGACCAGTCGGCTGTTGTGCAGGGCGTGCGCGAACCCGGGCGTCTGGTGGGCGCCGCTGGCGATGTCGCGGGCGAGACTGGCGTAGACCTCCCCCACGTTGATCGAGGCACCCGTCCAGAACTCCGCAGCGGCCGGGCCGGTGCCGGTGGCCACGGGCGCGTCGGGGGCGGTGAAGTCCACGCTGGCGGAGAGCTCGAGGTCACCCACCTGGACCCCGGCGGGGTGGTTCCCGGTGATCTTCAGCCAGCCGGTCGATCCGCGGACCTCGAGGGTGAACTGCGGGTCGACGACGCCGGCCAGGACCTGGATCGACACCGGGGCGCCCGAGGTCGTCCCGGTGATCAGGTCGATGTGGTCGGGGATCTCGCGGGCGGACGTCTCGCCCGTGTCGGTCAGGGCGATCTCGGGCCAGAGCAGCTCGGTCCGCGCGTCCACCTCGGTGATGTCGCCCAGCACCGCCTCCACGACGTCCAGGACGTGCGCGGTGGTTATCGTCAGGAAGGTCGCACCCGGCGCCTCCTTGTTGAAGTAGTCGTAGGCGCTGACCGACTCCGGACCGTAGGCGACCGTCGTCGCGGCGACGCGTGCCGACAGCGGACGGCCGATCGCTCCCGCGGCCACCAGCTCGGCGGCG
The sequence above is a segment of the Auraticoccus monumenti genome. Coding sequences within it:
- a CDS encoding SDR family oxidoreductase, with product MSMNGKTALVVGASRTIGLGLVRELVSRGWKVIGTVRGQGRTALHDLADSSDGDVAVETLDMNDQEQLAALRRRLAATQLDLVFVNGAIADDDLPVGEVPTETFVEVMVTNALSPMRVIEVLQDLVPRTGTLGVMSSTQGSISMNTNGGHEVYRASKSALNQLMRSFAARHADDPRTLLLVDPGWVQTDLGGAGAALTVEESVPGVVDTITAHEGEGGLHYVTYQGDTVAW
- a CDS encoding Gfo/Idh/MocA family protein — its product is MTARPIRVGIIGADTSASWAGASHIPALAAQPQYVLEAVATRREESARKAAETFGANRWFADPYALISDPDIDLVTVAVKVPAHRDLVLAALAAGKAVYSESPLGSNVAQTEEMAAAAGSLHTAIGLQGRLNPAVRRAAELVAAGAIGRPLSARVAATTVAYGPESVSAYDYFNKEAPGATFLTITTAHVLDVVEAVLGDITEVDARTELLWPEIALTDTGETSAREIPDHIDLITGTTSGAPVSIQVLAGVVDPQFTLEVRGSTGWLKITGNHPAGVQVGDLELSASVDFTAPDAPVATGTGPAAAEFWTGASINVGEVYASLARDIASGAHQTPGFAHALHNSRLVATVEEAARSGRRQQLDTRAA